A portion of the Deinococcus peraridilitoris DSM 19664 genome contains these proteins:
- a CDS encoding L-glutamate gamma-semialdehyde dehydrogenase produces MSLIAGLLPFTHEAYFDFSCPEVAERQREAFRYVRQTYLGRSFPLILGGERVELTDTFAVTNPAQNAEVVWRFPKAQREHLERAVSAAAEAYETWRFSDPLQRATILKRAGQLLRARRMELNAVMTLENGKNWTEADGEVAESVDHFEIFAREALKWAQPKPVEPMPDEHVTMIYEPIGVVAVISPWNFPSAIPLGMALGAIAAGNTVVLKPASEAPLSAWLLLEILEQAGLPKGVVNFLTGEDDQMGDPLVDHPRVRMVAFTGSKEIGMRIYERASRVQPGQIWLKRVMAEMGGKDATVVCADADLDAAATGIVQAAFGYAGQKCSACSRAIVEDSVYDEVLAKVVERAAQLRVGPGEEAFEVGPVIEMRQGERLLRAIEEGKQQAKLVLGGERVQVEDCDGAFIQPTIFSEVPRDSRLFREELFGPVLAFTRARDWQHALELANDSEFGLTGSFYSRDPHKLDEARRRFHVGNLYLNRKCTGALSGTHAFGGYNLSGTGAKVGGPDYLFWFLQSKTIAQKY; encoded by the coding sequence ATGAGCCTGATTGCGGGTCTGTTGCCCTTTACCCACGAAGCGTACTTTGATTTCAGTTGCCCTGAGGTGGCCGAACGACAGCGCGAGGCATTTCGCTACGTGCGTCAAACCTACCTGGGCCGTTCCTTTCCACTGATCCTGGGGGGTGAGCGCGTCGAGCTGACCGACACCTTCGCCGTGACCAACCCCGCGCAGAACGCCGAGGTGGTGTGGCGTTTTCCAAAAGCGCAGCGTGAGCACCTGGAGCGCGCCGTTTCGGCAGCGGCCGAAGCATACGAAACCTGGCGATTTTCAGATCCTCTGCAGCGCGCCACGATCCTGAAACGCGCCGGTCAGTTGCTGCGCGCGCGGCGCATGGAACTGAACGCCGTCATGACACTCGAAAATGGCAAGAACTGGACAGAAGCCGACGGCGAGGTGGCCGAGAGCGTCGACCACTTCGAGATCTTCGCCCGTGAAGCGCTGAAGTGGGCCCAGCCCAAACCGGTCGAGCCCATGCCCGACGAACACGTCACGATGATCTACGAGCCCATCGGGGTCGTGGCGGTCATCTCACCCTGGAATTTCCCAAGTGCCATTCCACTGGGCATGGCCCTCGGTGCCATCGCCGCCGGAAATACCGTGGTGCTCAAACCCGCGTCCGAGGCACCCCTGAGTGCCTGGCTGCTGCTCGAAATTCTGGAGCAGGCCGGCTTGCCGAAAGGGGTAGTCAATTTCCTGACCGGCGAGGACGACCAGATGGGCGATCCGCTGGTGGACCATCCCCGGGTCCGCATGGTGGCCTTTACGGGGAGCAAGGAAATCGGGATGCGCATTTACGAGCGTGCGTCACGGGTGCAGCCGGGGCAGATCTGGCTCAAGCGGGTGATGGCCGAGATGGGCGGCAAGGACGCCACGGTCGTCTGCGCCGACGCCGATCTCGATGCCGCCGCGACGGGCATCGTGCAGGCCGCGTTCGGGTACGCCGGGCAGAAGTGCAGCGCCTGCTCGCGGGCCATTGTCGAGGACAGCGTGTACGACGAGGTGCTCGCCAAAGTCGTGGAGCGCGCCGCCCAGTTGCGGGTCGGTCCGGGTGAAGAGGCCTTCGAGGTCGGTCCGGTCATCGAGATGCGCCAGGGAGAACGCCTGCTGCGTGCCATCGAGGAGGGCAAGCAGCAGGCGAAACTGGTGCTGGGGGGTGAGCGGGTTCAAGTCGAAGACTGTGACGGCGCATTTATCCAGCCCACAATTTTCAGCGAGGTTCCACGCGACTCGCGACTGTTTCGTGAGGAGCTGTTCGGACCTGTGCTGGCCTTCACACGCGCCCGCGACTGGCAGCACGCCCTGGAACTGGCCAACGATTCGGAATTTGGCCTGACGGGCAGTTTCTACAGCCGGGACCCGCACAAGCTTGACGAAGCACGCCGACGCTTTCACGTCGGCAACCTGTACCTGAACCGCAAATGTACGGGCGCGCTCAGCGGTACCCACGCCTTTGGCGGTTATAACCTGAGCGGCACGGGCGCCAAGGTTGGAGGGCCGGACTACCTGTTCTGGTTCCTGCAGTCCAAGACCATCGCCCAGAAATACTGA
- a CDS encoding Lrp/AsnC family transcriptional regulator has product MKLDPTDLKILTELQQDARLSMRELGRRVDLSAPAVTERVRRLEDAGVILGYGARVAPEPLGRPITAFIGVQDSGQRDPQLVRWSEKRDGVLEVHSVTGGNSCIIKVAVEHVQALDALLGELIQMGFTCSTSIVLSTPLHGKKLLPPREMIKG; this is encoded by the coding sequence ATGAAGCTTGATCCGACCGATCTCAAGATCCTCACCGAACTTCAGCAGGACGCACGGCTTTCGATGCGCGAGCTTGGACGGCGGGTCGACCTGTCAGCCCCGGCGGTCACCGAGCGCGTGCGTCGGCTGGAAGACGCGGGAGTCATTCTGGGGTACGGTGCGCGGGTCGCTCCTGAGCCCCTCGGCCGACCGATCACCGCTTTTATCGGGGTACAGGACAGCGGGCAGCGTGACCCGCAGCTGGTGCGCTGGTCGGAGAAGCGCGACGGGGTCCTGGAGGTCCACAGTGTCACGGGTGGCAACAGCTGCATCATCAAGGTGGCCGTCGAGCACGTCCAGGCCCTCGACGCGCTGCTGGGCGAACTGATCCAGATGGGCTTCACCTGCTCGACCAGCATCGTGCTGTCCACGCCCCTTCACGGCAAGAAACTGCTTCCCCCGCGCGAGATGATCAAAGGGTAG
- a CDS encoding KamA family radical SAM protein, with protein sequence MPLHPQATTRSQQMLPRNHRADTWREVPDELWYDWKWQLKNRINSLEELEAILELTESERRGISAEGIFRLDITPYFASLMDRTDPTCPIRRQVIPTHHELTPFTSMMEDSLAEDRHSPVPGLVHRYPDRVLMLVTTQCASYCRYCTRSRIVGDPSETFKPAEYQAQLDYLRRTPQVRDVLLSGGDPLTLAPKVLSGLLSELRKIEHIEIIRIGTRVPVFMPMRVTQELCDVLAAHHPLWMNIHINHPREITPEVAEACDRLTRAGVPLGNQAVLLRGVNDHAVIMQKLMRELVKIRVRPYYIYQCDLVHGAGHLRTTVAKGLEIMESLRGHTSGYSIPTYVVDAPGGGGKIPVMPNYVLAQGGDKLILRNFEGYIAAYSEPTDYTGPDMAVPQDWVRQEPGQSGIYGLMEGERISIEPKEFSESRHRPGATQHRLNSREDKWAAYGVGQAAANTVTDTAPDGMLDTPLHSGDD encoded by the coding sequence ATGCCGCTGCACCCGCAGGCCACCACCCGTTCACAACAGATGCTTCCCCGCAATCACCGCGCAGACACCTGGAGGGAGGTGCCCGACGAGCTGTGGTATGACTGGAAGTGGCAACTGAAGAACCGCATCAACTCCCTTGAAGAACTCGAAGCCATCCTCGAACTGACCGAGTCCGAGCGGCGTGGCATCAGCGCCGAGGGAATCTTCCGGCTGGACATCACCCCGTATTTCGCGTCCCTGATGGACCGGACCGACCCCACCTGCCCGATTCGGCGCCAGGTCATCCCAACGCACCACGAGCTGACTCCTTTCACCAGCATGATGGAAGACTCCCTGGCCGAGGACCGCCACAGCCCGGTGCCCGGCCTGGTTCACCGCTACCCGGACCGGGTGCTGATGCTGGTGACCACCCAATGCGCGAGTTATTGCCGCTATTGCACACGCAGCCGTATCGTGGGCGACCCCAGCGAGACCTTCAAACCTGCCGAGTATCAGGCGCAGCTCGACTACCTGCGGCGCACACCACAGGTGCGTGACGTGCTGCTCTCGGGCGGCGATCCCCTGACGCTGGCGCCCAAGGTGCTCTCCGGGCTGCTCTCCGAGTTGCGCAAGATCGAGCACATCGAGATCATTCGCATTGGCACGCGCGTGCCGGTGTTCATGCCCATGCGGGTGACGCAGGAACTGTGCGACGTGCTGGCCGCGCACCACCCGCTGTGGATGAACATTCACATCAACCACCCGCGCGAGATCACCCCGGAAGTCGCTGAGGCCTGCGACCGCCTGACGCGCGCCGGTGTGCCGCTGGGCAACCAGGCGGTGTTGCTGCGCGGGGTGAACGACCACGCGGTCATCATGCAGAAGCTGATGCGCGAGTTGGTCAAGATTCGCGTTCGCCCCTACTACATCTACCAGTGCGACCTCGTGCACGGCGCCGGACACCTGCGCACGACCGTCGCCAAGGGCCTGGAAATCATGGAGAGTCTGCGTGGGCACACCAGCGGCTACAGCATTCCCACTTACGTGGTCGACGCGCCCGGCGGTGGCGGCAAGATTCCGGTGATGCCCAACTACGTCCTGGCGCAAGGTGGCGACAAGCTGATTTTGCGCAACTTCGAGGGCTATATCGCCGCCTACAGTGAGCCGACCGACTATACCGGTCCTGACATGGCCGTGCCGCAGGACTGGGTTCGCCAGGAGCCCGGTCAGAGCGGCATTTACGGTCTGATGGAGGGTGAGCGGATCAGCATCGAGCCCAAGGAGTTCAGCGAGTCGCGCCACCGGCCCGGAGCGACCCAGCACCGCCTCAACAGTCGCGAGGACAAGTGGGCGGCTTATGGAGTGGGTCAGGCGGCCGCGAACACCGTGACCGACACCGCGCCGGACGGCATGCTCGATACCCCGCTGCACAGCGGCGATGACTGA
- a CDS encoding acetyl ornithine aminotransferase family protein, producing the protein MTFTSIRRPVINTPLPGPKAAELLARDRVRLSTSYMRPYPFVPDFGEGVWLTDVDGNTMLDFMAGIAVSTTGYNHPHVVAAITEQAQRFMHVCLTDYPQEVTTCLAERLIAHVARPGEPWRAFFGNSGAEAVEAAVKLARNHTGRSHIISTLGSFHGRTYGAITLTGSKTKYKRGFGPLLPNVSHIPYPNPFRPPLGSTPETCADAVLSYLEDTLFQTVIPADEVAAIIVEPLQGEGGYIVPPADFLPKLRALCDRHGILLIYDEVQAGMGRSGKFLSYQHFFEGGDVQPDIITMAKGLASGMPISCMLARESVMTWPVGSHGSTFGGNPVAAAAALATLDLLEGHVRHPGCGESLMHNAANVGDFVLGELRAMQHEFGFLGDVRGKGLFIGLEFVGTNGRADGALRDRASMAMFQRGLLNLDCGESTIRISPPLILTRNEAGVGLELMREALSSL; encoded by the coding sequence ATGACCTTCACCTCGATTCGCCGCCCTGTGATCAATACCCCGCTTCCCGGCCCCAAGGCTGCAGAACTGCTCGCGCGCGACCGTGTGCGGTTGTCGACCAGCTACATGCGCCCGTACCCGTTCGTGCCCGACTTTGGCGAGGGTGTCTGGCTGACCGACGTTGACGGCAACACCATGCTCGACTTTATGGCAGGTATTGCCGTGAGCACCACGGGCTACAACCATCCGCATGTGGTGGCAGCCATCACAGAGCAGGCCCAGCGGTTTATGCACGTCTGCCTCACCGACTATCCCCAGGAGGTCACCACCTGCCTTGCCGAACGTCTGATTGCGCACGTCGCGCGTCCAGGTGAGCCCTGGCGGGCCTTTTTCGGCAACAGCGGCGCCGAGGCCGTCGAGGCCGCGGTGAAGCTGGCGCGCAACCACACTGGCCGCAGTCACATCATCTCCACGCTGGGTTCATTCCACGGCCGCACCTACGGCGCCATTACGCTGACCGGCAGCAAGACCAAGTACAAGCGTGGCTTTGGTCCCCTGCTGCCCAACGTCAGCCACATTCCCTACCCCAACCCGTTTCGTCCACCCTTGGGCAGCACGCCAGAAACCTGCGCGGACGCGGTGCTGTCCTATCTGGAAGACACGCTGTTTCAGACCGTGATCCCGGCTGACGAGGTTGCCGCCATTATCGTGGAGCCGCTGCAGGGCGAAGGTGGGTACATCGTGCCGCCAGCCGACTTTCTGCCCAAGCTGCGCGCCCTGTGCGACCGCCACGGCATCCTGTTGATCTACGACGAGGTGCAGGCCGGGATGGGACGCAGTGGGAAATTCCTGTCTTACCAGCACTTTTTCGAGGGCGGTGACGTGCAGCCCGACATCATCACGATGGCCAAGGGCCTGGCCAGCGGTATGCCCATCTCGTGCATGTTGGCACGCGAAAGTGTCATGACCTGGCCGGTGGGCAGCCACGGGAGCACCTTCGGCGGCAATCCGGTCGCGGCCGCAGCCGCGCTGGCGACCCTGGACTTGCTCGAAGGTCACGTGCGCCACCCTGGCTGTGGCGAGAGCCTGATGCACAATGCCGCCAACGTCGGGGATTTCGTGCTGGGCGAACTGCGCGCGATGCAACACGAGTTCGGCTTTCTCGGCGACGTGCGTGGCAAAGGCCTTTTCATCGGACTGGAGTTCGTCGGCACGAATGGTCGTGCCGATGGGGCACTGCGTGACCGGGCCAGCATGGCGATGTTTCAGCGTGGACTATTGAACCTCGATTGCGGCGAGAGCACGATCCGCATCAGCCCGCCGCTCATCCTGACGCGTAATGAGGCCGGGGTCGGCCTGGAATTGATGCGCGAAGCCCTGTCGAGCCTGTAG